A stretch of the Neofelis nebulosa isolate mNeoNeb1 chromosome 1, mNeoNeb1.pri, whole genome shotgun sequence genome encodes the following:
- the CSF2 gene encoding granulocyte-macrophage colony-stimulating factor, which translates to MWLQNLLFLGTVVCSISAPTSSPSSVTRPWQHVDAIKEALSLLNNSSEITAVMNEAVEVVSEMFDPEEPKCLQTHLKLYEQGLRGSLISLKQTLRMMANHYKQHCPLTPEMPCETQTITFKNFKENLKDFLSNIPFECWKPA; encoded by the exons ATGTGGCTGCAGAACCTGCTTTTCCTGGGCACTGTGGTCTGCAGCATCTCTGCACCCACCAGTTCACCCAGCTCTGTCACTCGGCCCTGGCAACACGTGGATGCCATCAAGGAGGCCCTGAGCCTTCTGAACAACAGTAGTGAAATAACTGCTGTGAtg AATGAAGCAGTAGAAGTCGTCTCTGAAATGTTTGACCCTGAG GAGCCGAAATGCCTGCAGACTCACCTAAAGCTGTATGAGCAGGGCCTACGGGGCAGCCTCATCAGcctcaagcagactctgagaaTGATGGCCAACCATTACAAGCAGCACTGCCCCCTTACTCCG gaaatgccCTGTGAAACCCAGACTATCACCTTCAAAAATTTCAAAGAGAATCTGAAGGATTTTCTGTCTAACATCCCGTTTGAGTGCTGGAAGCCAGCCTAG